The Spiroplasma citri genome has a segment encoding these proteins:
- the phoU gene encoding phosphate signaling complex protein PhoU, whose translation MSIKIENDLAQTKQMIIDIIAMTKNQYDDMVKCLETNDTELGQSVISADETINKMQEAFIEVSLWKIAKQQMVAKDLRRIVGFILIVKEVERIADYAKSICRYYIKYKPSTKLINFLKKLVAKVIEMLTEVSNIFEEERIESAYNILKYDTELDKIYKVENDALIEKIREAKSKEEIKVITLTMQQLRSIERAGTHIINIAETLIYIIEGKIYDFELPI comes from the coding sequence ATGAGCATAAAAATTGAAAATGATTTAGCACAAACAAAACAAATGATTATTGATATTATTGCGATGACAAAAAATCAATATGATGATATGGTTAAATGTTTAGAAACAAATGACACTGAGCTTGGTCAAAGTGTTATTTCCGCTGATGAAACAATTAATAAAATGCAAGAAGCTTTCATTGAAGTTTCATTATGAAAAATTGCAAAACAACAAATGGTTGCAAAAGATTTACGCCGAATAGTTGGTTTCATTTTGATTGTCAAGGAAGTTGAACGAATTGCAGATTATGCAAAAAGCATTTGTCGTTATTATATCAAATATAAACCTTCAACAAAGTTAATTAATTTTTTAAAAAAATTAGTTGCAAAAGTCATTGAAATGTTAACAGAGGTATCAAATATTTTTGAAGAAGAGCGAATTGAATCAGCATATAATATTTTAAAATATGATACTGAATTAGATAAGATTTATAAAGTTGAAAATGATGCTTTAATTGAAAAAATTCGTGAAGCAAAATCAAAAGAAGAAATTAAAGTTATTACTTTAACAATGCAACAATTACGTTCAATTGAACGTGCCGGAACACATATCATTAATATTGCTGAAACATTAATTTATATTATTGAAGGAAAAATTTATGATTTTGAATTACCAATTTAA
- a CDS encoding 2-oxo acid dehydrogenase subunit E2, with amino-acid sequence MSKIIFEADDNRKGIVDKIFVTNKQVVQKGDKIANIITQNKVYEIKAPITGEVLNIIVYENKVINSGDVLLDLLPFEPTLNEQHNHFEQPYNTASFNGSGKYNMQNRPPIDVKKSETEIFREELIETLLAREVAGENLQDDFDDSIEIDLPEENIEQDSTPFFSQDNNSKTFPFKDKVENILENIPSEENIETLQKDLGDLKEDLAIVKDDLTTITIEEEIIEDLENLERDLAFKAEMAEKKQVDDKISEPLIYHHPFDVKKECKPESNTKEELKSNFASIQNNADDSKMQPIINLEKDKLVDDESKGHHGEHSTVHSSAPTYLKKHKAEDVTSREHAAFSGHKTKENTQSLQVDKVKLNQEAIIRAKEIMESKKNIAHSFIDVEVDVSELVSLLSIMREAYSQNDIKLTLLPFYAKAVYDGLKKFPILNASFISQEKAILLKWFYNIAFSVDSDTAVKMPVLYNLKNVSIKEIASKVTKLIGKSINNELKEKDYQDASFSIVNYGEYGITRGTFTIPDDNVAGIAMGIIFKKPVVVEKNDIAIRDIMVITLGYNEAVIDITEASKFVHYVAYLLSNPGLLL; translated from the coding sequence ATGTCAAAAATTATTTTTGAAGCTGATGATAATCGTAAAGGAATTGTTGATAAAATTTTTGTTACAAATAAACAAGTTGTCCAAAAGGGCGATAAGATTGCTAACATTATTACACAAAATAAGGTTTATGAAATCAAAGCACCAATTACTGGTGAGGTGTTAAATATTATTGTTTATGAAAATAAAGTTATTAATAGTGGTGATGTTTTATTAGATTTATTGCCATTTGAGCCAACCCTTAATGAACAGCATAATCATTTTGAGCAACCCTATAATACTGCTTCCTTTAATGGTTCTGGAAAATATAATATGCAAAATCGACCACCAATTGATGTTAAAAAGTCAGAAACAGAAATTTTTCGAGAAGAGTTAATTGAAACATTATTGGCACGTGAAGTAGCTGGTGAAAATCTTCAAGATGATTTTGATGATTCAATTGAAATTGATTTACCAGAAGAAAATATAGAACAAGATTCAACGCCATTTTTTAGCCAGGATAATAATTCAAAGACATTTCCTTTTAAAGATAAAGTTGAAAATATTCTTGAAAATATTCCTAGTGAAGAGAATATTGAAACATTGCAAAAAGATTTGGGTGATTTAAAAGAAGATTTGGCAATTGTTAAAGATGATTTAACAACAATCACAATTGAAGAAGAAATTATTGAAGATCTTGAAAATTTAGAACGGGATTTAGCATTTAAAGCAGAAATGGCCGAAAAAAAACAAGTTGATGATAAAATATCAGAGCCATTAATTTATCATCACCCCTTTGATGTAAAAAAAGAATGCAAGCCAGAAAGTAATACAAAAGAAGAATTAAAAAGTAATTTTGCTTCAATTCAAAATAATGCTGATGATTCAAAAATGCAACCTATTATAAATTTAGAAAAAGATAAATTAGTAGATGATGAGTCGAAGGGACATCATGGAGAGCATTCAACGGTGCATTCGTCTGCTCCAACTTATCTTAAAAAACATAAGGCAGAAGATGTAACATCAAGAGAACATGCTGCTTTTTCAGGCCATAAAACCAAAGAAAACACGCAGAGTTTGCAAGTTGACAAAGTTAAATTAAATCAAGAAGCAATTATTCGTGCAAAAGAAATTATGGAAAGTAAAAAAAATATTGCTCATAGTTTTATTGATGTTGAAGTTGATGTTAGCGAATTAGTTAGTTTATTATCAATTATGCGTGAAGCATATTCACAAAATGATATTAAATTAACATTATTACCTTTTTATGCTAAAGCAGTCTATGATGGATTAAAAAAATTTCCTATTTTAAATGCATCTTTTATTAGTCAGGAAAAAGCAATTTTATTAAAATGATTTTATAATATTGCTTTTAGTGTTGATAGTGATACTGCAGTGAAAATGCCAGTTTTATATAATTTAAAAAATGTTTCAATTAAAGAAATTGCTTCAAAGGTAACAAAATTAATAGGAAAAAGTATTAATAATGAATTAAAAGAAAAAGACTATCAAGATGCTTCATTTTCAATTGTAAATTATGGTGAATATGGAATAACACGGGGAACATTTACAATTCCAGATGATAATGTTGCTGGAATTGCAATGGGTATTATTTTTAAAAAACCTGTTGTTGTTGAAAAAAATGATATTGCAATTCGTGATATTATGGTAATTACATTAGGGTATAATGAAGCTGTAATTGATATTACCGAAGCAAGTAAATTTGTTCATTATGTTGCATATTTATTATCAAATCCAGGACTTTTATTATAA
- a CDS encoding phospho-sugar mutase: MSYLDNLNLWKNAKNLDPTLATEFQQMSEADLIAAFSDDLEFGTAGLRGLLGPGTGKMNLYTIRRATLAFMQYLKTIYSETDLKTKGIVIGHDNRYFSAEFAQAVANIFASNNIKAILFANNDLRPTPMVSYTIRKIKAAAGVIITASHNSREYNGYKIYDHNGSQFLPVATDIIGENYLKIKEEVFTLTLNPNSTLITYVPKEVEDNYVSDVKAMQFYPNQKRNIKIVFSNLHGTSKEWTPRIFEECGYDVTIVEEQFDNDPNFTFAPNPNPELTECYDLALKYAKKVNADVIILNDPDADRLGIGVKIKDNEYYLMTGNETAPVLIEYLFSHYQRQKTLPKNGVMYNTFVTGNLSDKVAEGYGVQVIKTLTGFKWIGDQMSKASAKGLQFLFGFEEAYGYVLKDITRDKDGIQSSLILAEACWYYHNQGKTLYDVLVEQYNKFGYFYCKTVNLVRDGIDGKKVINNMLKKLRQETITSLNQIKCIKKEDYLNGLYEMPGQDLLKFYFADGSWFAVRASGTEPKIKFYFVCVDKTNEEAKIKMEAMYQELETTYLKE; the protein is encoded by the coding sequence ATGTCATATTTAGATAATTTAAATTTATGAAAAAATGCTAAAAATTTAGATCCAACGTTAGCCACTGAATTTCAACAAATGTCTGAAGCAGATTTAATTGCTGCTTTTTCAGATGATTTAGAATTTGGAACCGCTGGATTACGAGGTTTATTAGGACCAGGAACCGGAAAAATGAATTTATATACAATTCGGAGAGCAACATTAGCTTTTATGCAGTATTTAAAAACAATTTATTCTGAGACAGATTTAAAAACAAAAGGAATCGTAATTGGACATGATAACCGTTATTTTTCAGCTGAGTTTGCGCAAGCAGTAGCAAATATTTTTGCTAGTAATAATATTAAAGCAATTTTATTTGCGAATAATGATCTTCGGCCAACACCAATGGTTTCATATACCATTCGTAAAATAAAAGCGGCAGCGGGTGTTATTATTACGGCAAGTCATAATTCACGTGAATATAATGGTTATAAAATTTATGATCATAATGGTTCACAATTTTTGCCAGTTGCAACCGATATTATTGGTGAAAATTACTTAAAAATTAAAGAAGAAGTTTTTACTTTAACTTTAAACCCAAATTCAACTTTAATTACATATGTTCCAAAAGAGGTTGAGGATAATTATGTTAGTGATGTTAAAGCAATGCAGTTTTATCCAAATCAAAAACGTAATATTAAGATTGTTTTTTCTAATTTGCACGGAACAAGTAAAGAATGAACACCACGAATTTTTGAAGAATGTGGTTATGATGTCACGATTGTAGAAGAGCAATTTGACAATGACCCTAATTTTACTTTTGCACCTAATCCAAATCCAGAATTAACAGAATGTTATGATTTAGCATTAAAATATGCGAAAAAAGTTAATGCTGACGTTATCATTTTAAATGACCCTGATGCTGATCGGTTAGGAATTGGTGTTAAAATTAAGGACAATGAGTATTATTTAATGACTGGTAATGAAACAGCTCCGGTATTAATTGAATATTTGTTTTCTCATTATCAACGTCAAAAAACATTACCTAAGAATGGAGTTATGTATAATACCTTTGTTACTGGTAATTTATCAGATAAAGTTGCTGAAGGCTATGGTGTTCAAGTTATTAAAACATTAACTGGTTTTAAATGAATTGGTGATCAAATGAGCAAAGCATCAGCTAAAGGATTACAATTTTTATTTGGATTTGAAGAAGCATATGGTTATGTTTTAAAAGACATTACTCGTGATAAAGATGGAATTCAATCGTCATTAATCTTAGCAGAAGCTTGCTGATATTATCATAATCAAGGAAAAACATTATATGATGTTTTAGTTGAACAATATAATAAATTTGGTTATTTTTATTGTAAAACAGTTAATTTAGTTCGTGATGGAATTGATGGCAAAAAAGTTATTAATAATATGTTAAAAAAATTACGACAAGAAACAATTACTAGTTTGAATCAAATTAAATGTATTAAGAAAGAAGATTATTTGAATGGCTTGTATGAAATGCCAGGACAAGACTTATTAAAGTTTTATTTTGCAGATGGTAGTTGATTTGCAGTTCGGGCAAGTGGAACAGAACCAAAAATAAAATTCTATTTTGTTTGTGTTGATAAAACAAATGAAGAAGCAAAAATAAAAATGGAAGCAATGTACCAAGAATTAGAAACTACTTATTTAAAAGAATAA
- the pstB gene encoding phosphate ABC transporter ATP-binding protein PstB, whose protein sequence is MDPKVIIKNPTFDSSDNNPDLITVKNVDFFYKGNKQALFNISMKIKEHTVTAFIGSSGSGKSTLLRLFNRMNDVEPKSVFKGEILINGKDIYSPETDIVKLRTDIGMVFQKPSPFPMSIYDNVAYGPRNQGVRDRKLVNSIVVESLKRAALWDEVKDNLRDSAFALSGGQQQRLCIARAIAMKPKILLMDEPTSALDPISTSKIEELITQLKKDFTIVLVTHHMQQAARVADYTAFFAKGKLIEYNKTKIIFSRPANKKTEDYITGRFE, encoded by the coding sequence ATGGACCCAAAAGTAATTATTAAGAATCCAACATTTGATTCATCAGATAATAATCCAGATTTAATTACGGTTAAAAATGTTGACTTTTTTTACAAAGGAAACAAACAGGCGCTTTTTAATATTTCAATGAAAATTAAAGAACATACTGTTACTGCTTTTATTGGTTCATCGGGATCGGGAAAATCAACATTGCTGCGCTTATTTAATCGAATGAATGATGTTGAACCAAAGTCAGTTTTTAAAGGCGAAATTTTAATTAATGGAAAGGATATTTATAGCCCTGAAACAGATATTGTTAAATTACGAACAGATATTGGAATGGTATTTCAAAAACCTTCACCATTTCCAATGTCAATTTATGATAATGTTGCTTATGGGCCACGGAATCAAGGGGTTCGTGATCGAAAATTAGTTAATAGTATTGTTGTTGAAAGTTTAAAACGAGCAGCATTATGAGATGAAGTAAAAGATAATTTACGAGATTCTGCTTTTGCATTATCAGGGGGGCAACAACAACGTTTATGTATTGCCCGGGCAATTGCAATGAAACCGAAAATTTTATTAATGGATGAACCAACTAGTGCGTTAGACCCAATTTCGACATCAAAAATTGAAGAATTAATTACCCAACTAAAAAAAGATTTTACAATTGTTTTAGTAACACATCATATGCAACAAGCAGCACGAGTTGCTGATTATACAGCTTTTTTTGCAAAAGGGAAATTAATTGAATATAATAAAACTAAGATTATTTTCTCTCGTCCCGCTAATAAAAAAACAGAAGATTATATTACTGGGCGTTTTGAGTAA